The following are from one region of the Chloracidobacterium sp. genome:
- a CDS encoding nucleotide sugar dehydrogenase — protein MIKNELRSLIADKKARIGVIGLGYVGLPLIVEFGLKGYEGIGFEVDQKKADDINAGRSYIVDVTDENVKACVDDGKLSATTDFGRLAECDVIIICVPTPLRKTKDPDMSFIIAAGEEIQKYLRRGQMIILESTTYPGTTDEVLLPMFEEKGFKLDDDFLLAFSPERVDPGNPQFQTHNIPKVVGGVSKDSTEIASFLYSQIVDHVHSVSSARVAEACKLWENTFRAINIGMANEMARLCNTLGIDTWEVVKAAATKPFGFMPFYPGPGIGGHCIPLDPHYLSWKARQHGFDSQFISLAEQVNSGMPAYVVKLVSTALNDVKKAVNGSKILILGVAYKKDIDDMRESPALSIIDLLRSRGADLKYHDPFVPEVTFDHAYTIGDGEPIFNQELTDELIADSDCVIICTEHSGVDYHRVCQLASLIVDTRNALSQDQRNGSNAKIVRL, from the coding sequence ATGATTAAGAATGAACTAAGATCGCTGATCGCTGACAAAAAGGCCCGGATCGGCGTTATCGGCCTTGGATACGTAGGATTACCGCTCATCGTAGAGTTTGGCCTGAAGGGCTATGAGGGTATCGGGTTCGAGGTCGATCAGAAGAAAGCTGACGATATCAACGCCGGCCGCTCGTATATCGTCGACGTAACAGATGAGAATGTTAAAGCGTGTGTCGATGACGGCAAGCTTTCCGCGACAACGGACTTCGGCCGCCTTGCTGAATGCGACGTCATTATCATCTGCGTCCCCACGCCGCTGCGAAAGACCAAAGACCCGGACATGTCCTTCATCATCGCGGCGGGCGAAGAGATACAGAAATATCTGCGCCGGGGACAGATGATCATCCTGGAATCGACCACCTATCCCGGTACCACGGACGAAGTTCTCTTGCCGATGTTCGAGGAAAAGGGCTTTAAGCTAGATGATGATTTCCTGCTCGCGTTCTCGCCCGAGAGGGTCGATCCGGGCAATCCGCAGTTTCAGACACACAATATACCAAAGGTGGTCGGCGGCGTCTCTAAGGATTCGACCGAGATCGCGTCTTTCCTATATTCACAGATAGTCGACCACGTTCACAGCGTTTCTTCTGCCCGCGTGGCAGAGGCATGCAAGCTTTGGGAAAACACTTTCCGAGCGATAAACATCGGCATGGCCAACGAAATGGCACGGCTATGCAACACGCTCGGTATCGATACCTGGGAGGTCGTGAAGGCAGCGGCGACGAAGCCTTTCGGCTTTATGCCGTTTTATCCCGGGCCGGGCATCGGCGGCCACTGCATTCCGCTCGATCCGCATTATCTTTCGTGGAAAGCTCGTCAGCACGGTTTCGATTCGCAATTCATCAGCCTTGCCGAACAGGTGAACTCAGGCATGCCGGCATATGTCGTGAAGCTTGTTTCTACGGCGTTGAACGATGTGAAAAAGGCTGTCAATGGTTCAAAGATACTCATCCTCGGCGTCGCTTACAAGAAAGATATCGACGACATGCGCGAATCGCCCGCTTTATCGATCATCGATCTTCTGCGTTCACGTGGGGCGGATCTCAAATATCACGATCCGTTCGTCCCTGAGGTCACTTTCGATCATGCGTATACGATCGGCGATGGCGAACCTATCTTTAATCAGGAACTGACAGACGAACTTATCGCCGATTCAGATTGCGTGATCATATGTACCGAACATTCGGGCGTCGACTATCATCGCGTGTGCCAACTCGCCTCGCTTATCGTTGATACGCGAAACGCGCTTTCTCAAGACCAGCGAAACGGCAGCAACGCGAAGATCGTTCGGCTCTGA
- a CDS encoding metal-binding protein gives MPGSRTHDAVTLLLTAPAAAAAYAAGLDIGGSALVAASFLFGGLMFGPDLDILSKQHSRWGVLGFLWYPYRSFFKHRSRWSHGLLFGTLIRVIYFMGAATLLSFAAAYLIAAYNGSDLPRLSELALTWSVLGESVRSKTSTYFLPAIFAGLWSGAASHTLTDMAGSYVKTGRVTEFL, from the coding sequence ATGCCCGGATCTCGAACTCACGACGCAGTAACATTGCTTTTGACAGCACCGGCCGCCGCTGCAGCTTATGCCGCGGGGTTGGATATTGGGGGTTCTGCGCTCGTTGCAGCGAGCTTTTTATTTGGCGGATTGATGTTCGGTCCCGATCTCGACATTCTCTCGAAACAACATTCGAGATGGGGTGTTCTGGGGTTTCTATGGTATCCCTACAGGTCTTTTTTCAAGCATCGTTCGCGTTGGTCGCACGGATTACTCTTCGGTACGCTGATCCGTGTTATCTATTTTATGGGAGCAGCGACACTGCTTTCTTTCGCGGCGGCATATCTGATCGCAGCCTACAACGGCTCCGATCTTCCACGCCTATCTGAGCTTGCGTTGACGTGGAGCGTGTTAGGTGAATCGGTGAGGTCGAAGACAAGCACCTATTTTCTGCCGGCGATCTTTGCCGGTCTGTGGTCGGGTGCCGCAAGTCACACGCTGACCGACATGGCGGGATCGTACGTCAAGACGGGCCGTGTGACCGAATTTCTCTAG
- a CDS encoding UbiA family prenyltransferase: MAGIFAKLKTTLEMIKFEHTLFALPFAFLGAVMAANGLPTWRQLVWITVAMVGARSAAMTFNRIVDRDIDAANPRTANRELPSGKLSVGFAWGFLFASIILFLVAAYSLNRLTFALSPVALLSVLGYSYAKRFTAFAHVLLGWALAISPTAAWIAVRGTIDSELPLLLSLFVLMWTAGFDVLYACQDYDFDHKAGLRSIPARFGIARSLWIARLFHFQAFIVLLLLLAFSGLGWPAVAGVAIVAALLVYQHTLIRPNDLSRMNAAFFTTNAFVSVILLATFGWAVYLSDLPK; the protein is encoded by the coding sequence ATGGCTGGTATTTTCGCAAAACTGAAGACCACGCTCGAAATGATCAAATTCGAGCACACACTCTTTGCATTGCCTTTCGCATTTCTCGGCGCCGTGATGGCGGCGAACGGTCTGCCGACATGGCGACAGCTTGTATGGATCACGGTCGCGATGGTCGGAGCGAGATCGGCGGCGATGACCTTCAATCGGATCGTTGACCGCGATATCGACGCCGCAAACCCGAGGACAGCGAATCGCGAATTGCCGAGCGGAAAACTCTCGGTAGGGTTTGCCTGGGGTTTTCTGTTCGCGTCGATCATTTTGTTCCTTGTCGCGGCATATTCCCTCAATAGGCTTACATTTGCGCTTTCACCGGTCGCATTGCTGAGTGTTCTTGGATATTCATACGCAAAGCGATTCACCGCTTTTGCCCATGTGCTGCTCGGCTGGGCTCTTGCGATCTCGCCGACTGCAGCATGGATCGCAGTTCGCGGAACGATCGATTCAGAACTCCCGCTCCTTTTGTCGCTCTTCGTTCTTATGTGGACCGCAGGCTTTGATGTTCTTTACGCCTGCCAGGATTACGATTTTGACCATAAAGCCGGCCTGCGATCGATCCCGGCACGGTTCGGGATCGCTCGCTCGCTCTGGATCGCGAGGCTCTTCCACTTTCAGGCGTTCATCGTCCTTCTTTTGCTGCTCGCTTTCTCAGGGCTTGGCTGGCCGGCGGTCGCCGGCGTCGCTATCGTTGCGGCGTTGCTCGTCTACCAACACACTCTTATAAGACCCAACGACCTTTCCCGTATGAACGCTGCGTTCTTCACGACGAACGCCTTCGTAAGCGTGATCCTGCTGGCGACGTTCGGTTGGGCGGTTTATCTCAGTGATCTGCCGAAATGA
- a CDS encoding Crp/Fnr family transcriptional regulator, producing the protein MIPFLRSISEDLTTALHSRGQLRPFAENEQVFAEGDKAAFLPIVISGRIKMIQFLEPGKEVILGIFEQGEMFAVPPVFDGKVYPSTAIAMVQSELLLLDRPVFLELIRQYDEFAFGVIGWMCEMLREKTSTIQNLATASPEHRVGHVLLKLAKRGKGDTPVKITVLRRDIAEMAGLTTETTIRVIRKFADAGLIEIKNGKVFVDPAGPLSRRFTL; encoded by the coding sequence ATGATCCCGTTTTTAAGATCGATATCCGAAGATCTGACGACGGCTCTCCACAGTCGCGGTCAGCTGCGGCCGTTTGCAGAGAACGAACAGGTCTTTGCCGAGGGTGATAAAGCCGCATTTCTCCCGATCGTCATTTCCGGAAGGATCAAGATGATCCAGTTTCTCGAACCCGGCAAGGAAGTGATTCTCGGGATATTTGAACAAGGCGAGATGTTTGCTGTTCCGCCGGTGTTTGACGGCAAGGTGTATCCGTCCACAGCGATCGCGATGGTGCAGAGCGAACTGTTGCTGTTGGATCGGCCGGTATTTCTCGAACTTATCCGCCAATACGATGAGTTTGCGTTCGGTGTTATCGGTTGGATGTGCGAGATGCTCCGCGAAAAGACGTCAACAATTCAAAATCTTGCGACCGCCTCGCCCGAACATCGGGTCGGCCATGTGCTGCTCAAGCTGGCGAAACGCGGCAAAGGAGACACGCCTGTGAAGATCACGGTCCTTCGCCGCGACATCGCCGAAATGGCAGGACTTACGACCGAAACGACCATTCGCGTCATTCGTAAATTTGCAGACGCCGGACTGATCGAAATAAAGAACGGCAAGGTATTCGTGGATCCCGCCGGGCCGCTTAGCAGGCGCTTCACTCTATAG
- a CDS encoding group III truncated hemoglobin has protein sequence MEKRDIEDREDIDRLMGSFYSRAIADLEIGYIFTDVAKLDLASHLPVIGDFWETILFQTGAYARHGRNPLQIHAALNKKTPLRIEHFKRWLEIFDSVVDEGFAGDRTEFLKSRARAIANRMMSFVSSAPLADAIE, from the coding sequence ATGGAGAAACGTGACATCGAGGATCGTGAAGACATCGATCGACTGATGGGTAGTTTTTATTCGCGAGCGATAGCTGACCTTGAGATCGGATATATCTTTACCGATGTCGCAAAACTCGACCTTGCATCTCATTTGCCGGTCATTGGCGACTTCTGGGAGACCATATTGTTTCAGACCGGAGCTTACGCGCGCCATGGTAGAAATCCGCTGCAGATTCACGCTGCCCTTAATAAAAAGACGCCGCTGCGCATCGAACATTTCAAGCGATGGCTTGAGATCTTCGACTCGGTCGTTGACGAGGGCTTTGCCGGCGATCGCACAGAGTTTCTTAAATCGCGTGCTCGTGCGATCGCGAACCGTATGATGAGTTTTGTCAGTAGCGCTCCGTTAGCTGACGCTATAGAGTGA
- a CDS encoding nitric-oxide reductase large subunit, with protein MKKLWILLAAVFVISFAILGWVGSEIFRQVPPIPRQVVTTDGRVMIPEESVSTGQNVWQAMGGMQVGSIWGHGSYVAPDWTADYLHRESIFILNEWSGGRYGKDGSSLPSEEKAALRQRLQDLMRTNTYNEVNGSITVDPIRARAFEDNLKHYTDIFSNGSDDYAIQRNAQSDPAKLRDLNAFFFWTAWASAANRPNNTISYTSNFPSEPLVGNVPTSSAIVWTGVSVIMLIASIGGMVWFYAGWRREQDDHDTPESDPLIGAGVTPSQKATVKYFVVVSLLFLLQIAMGIITAHYGVEGGGLYGIPLAEYLPYVVTRTWHTQLGIFWIATAWLAAGLYIAPYICGYEPKFQRLGVNLLFGALLVVVLGSMAGQWMSVMHLLPGDLWFWFGHQGYEYVDLGRVWQAALFVGLLLWLFLIARSAIPALKRNDGSRSLVLLYLFTTAGIAFFYAPGLFWGMRSHLTVVEYWRWWVVHLWVEGFFEVFATVVIAFLFARLRVIRADHAAYAALLSGAIYLSGGIIGTLHHLYFAGTPTVALAFGAVFSALEIVPLVFVGYEALENIRHSQAKPWLAQYKWIVYFFVAVAFWNLVGAGVFGFMINPPIALYYMQGLNTTAVHAHGALYGVYGTLGLALLLFCMRAMQPERKWNTKLLGFAFWSINIGMFLELMLSLLPIGLLQTYQSVNVGYWSARSPEFMQTDLMQFLRWMRMVGDTIFAIGAVAFVWFAMKMMLTRDVRSEGEKIEDLAAS; from the coding sequence GCGTCTCCACGGGTCAAAACGTCTGGCAGGCGATGGGCGGAATGCAGGTCGGTTCGATCTGGGGACACGGAAGCTATGTCGCACCTGATTGGACCGCTGATTACCTTCATCGCGAATCGATCTTCATTCTGAACGAGTGGTCCGGCGGGCGCTATGGAAAAGACGGCAGTTCGCTTCCGAGCGAAGAAAAGGCCGCTCTGCGCCAGCGTCTGCAGGATCTGATGCGGACAAATACCTACAACGAGGTCAACGGTTCGATAACCGTCGACCCGATCCGCGCACGAGCTTTCGAAGACAATCTCAAACATTACACGGACATTTTTTCGAATGGCAGCGATGATTACGCGATCCAACGCAACGCTCAATCCGATCCGGCAAAGCTTCGTGATCTGAACGCATTCTTCTTCTGGACGGCCTGGGCATCCGCAGCAAACAGGCCGAATAATACGATCTCGTACACAAGCAATTTCCCGTCAGAGCCGCTCGTCGGAAATGTCCCGACAAGTTCGGCGATCGTCTGGACCGGCGTCAGCGTAATAATGCTGATCGCCAGTATCGGAGGTATGGTCTGGTTCTACGCCGGGTGGCGCCGCGAACAGGACGACCACGACACACCGGAAAGCGATCCGCTTATCGGCGCCGGTGTCACGCCTTCGCAAAAGGCGACCGTCAAATACTTCGTCGTCGTCTCGCTCTTGTTTCTGTTGCAGATAGCGATGGGGATAATCACGGCCCACTACGGTGTTGAGGGCGGAGGCCTTTACGGAATTCCGCTTGCCGAATACCTGCCGTATGTAGTGACGCGAACATGGCACACGCAGCTCGGAATATTCTGGATCGCAACCGCGTGGCTGGCCGCAGGGCTCTACATCGCGCCTTACATATGCGGTTACGAGCCAAAATTTCAAAGGCTGGGCGTCAACCTGTTGTTCGGGGCGCTGCTTGTCGTCGTTCTTGGTTCGATGGCGGGGCAATGGATGAGCGTGATGCACCTGCTTCCGGGCGACCTTTGGTTCTGGTTCGGACATCAGGGTTACGAATATGTGGATCTCGGCCGCGTTTGGCAGGCCGCTCTGTTCGTAGGCCTCCTTCTTTGGCTTTTCCTCATCGCTCGGTCGGCGATACCGGCCTTAAAGCGAAACGACGGAAGCAGATCGCTCGTTCTACTCTACCTGTTCACGACCGCGGGAATCGCGTTCTTTTACGCTCCCGGACTCTTCTGGGGAATGCGCTCACACCTCACGGTCGTCGAATATTGGCGATGGTGGGTCGTTCATCTATGGGTCGAGGGTTTCTTCGAGGTGTTTGCGACCGTGGTGATCGCATTCCTTTTTGCACGGCTTCGGGTCATTCGCGCTGATCATGCCGCATACGCTGCGCTGCTTTCGGGCGCGATCTATCTCAGCGGCGGAATCATTGGTACGCTTCATCACCTATACTTCGCCGGGACGCCGACGGTCGCTCTGGCCTTCGGCGCCGTTTTCAGTGCGCTCGAGATCGTCCCTCTCGTGTTCGTTGGTTACGAGGCCCTGGAGAATATCAGGCATTCGCAGGCAAAACCGTGGCTGGCCCAATATAAGTGGATCGTCTATTTCTTTGTTGCCGTGGCCTTTTGGAATCTGGTTGGTGCCGGTGTTTTTGGATTCATGATCAACCCTCCGATCGCTCTCTATTACATGCAGGGGTTGAACACTACGGCAGTTCACGCACACGGAGCTCTTTACGGCGTTTATGGAACTCTCGGCCTTGCCCTCTTGCTGTTCTGTATGCGGGCAATGCAGCCTGAAAGAAAGTGGAACACTAAACTGTTGGGATTTGCCTTTTGGTCAATAAATATCGGAATGTTCCTCGAGCTTATGCTGAGCCTCTTGCCCATCGGGCTGCTGCAGACATATCAGTCTGTGAACGTTGGCTACTGGTCTGCACGAAGCCCCGAGTTCATGCAGACGGATCTGATGCAGTTTCTACGCTGGATGCGAATGGTGGGCGATACGATATTTGCGATCGGTGCGGTCGCATTCGTTTGGTTTGCGATGAAGATGATGCTGACACGCGACGTTCGGTCGGAAGGCGAGAAGATCGAAGACCTCGCGGCATCTTAA